A window of the Pedobacter frigiditerrae genome harbors these coding sequences:
- a CDS encoding endo-1,4-beta-xylanase yields the protein MKHKLIIPGLLLLAVTGMYSCKKEIYNGADSLAEAQFTDSIGTLKGSASFPIGLAVEYPLSTTSNGKYWSIVKREAAWVTFGNELKNSSLVKTDGTYDFTTADNFYSLATNAGIKVFGHTLVWHTQQRATYYNTLIGATGNPTGPTNLLQSGSVNGNPGFEDGTGNAFTNWATFNGAASFTAGAAADARTGARALKVTVATDNPGGEWRVQLASVLFPTEVGKNYKITYWVKASTPGSAAIRFSTQNSAGANASYQGNQDVSTAYTMKEFTFAAKDAQTRILLDLGAKANTYYFDDIVVADASIVPPPTGPALVAIVDNAMKKHIQTVVARYAGKITAWDVINEPFTDGGEIRNNVNTPTPSGRTDVFVWQNYLGRDYAAKAFTYARASDATADLYMNDYNLESSTAKLDAFVTLANELKAANTGITGVGTQMHCNINTSYNSIDQMFIKLAATGLKVRISELDVRLNPSEKVGDVGASMALQNLQAAMYKYVIQSYIKHVPTAQRGGVLVWGVSDSDSWISTSLGKNDAPLLFDKNYVKKPAFAGILQGLKGN from the coding sequence ATGAAACATAAATTAATTATTCCTGGCTTATTGTTACTTGCAGTAACAGGAATGTATTCTTGTAAAAAAGAAATATATAACGGTGCAGATAGCTTAGCTGAGGCTCAATTTACAGATAGCATAGGTACATTAAAAGGTTCGGCTTCTTTCCCTATCGGTTTGGCTGTAGAGTACCCACTATCAACTACCAGTAACGGTAAATATTGGTCTATCGTTAAAAGAGAAGCTGCATGGGTTACATTTGGTAACGAACTTAAAAACAGCTCCTTGGTAAAAACAGATGGAACTTACGATTTCACAACAGCCGATAATTTCTATAGCCTTGCAACTAATGCAGGTATAAAAGTTTTCGGACATACTTTAGTTTGGCACACGCAACAAAGAGCCACCTATTATAACACCTTAATTGGAGCTACAGGCAATCCAACAGGCCCTACAAATCTTCTACAATCGGGCTCAGTAAACGGAAACCCTGGCTTTGAAGACGGCACAGGAAATGCTTTTACAAACTGGGCTACATTTAATGGTGCCGCATCATTTACAGCTGGCGCAGCTGCTGATGCACGCACAGGCGCTAGAGCACTAAAAGTTACAGTGGCAACAGACAATCCTGGTGGCGAATGGAGGGTGCAGCTTGCCAGCGTATTATTTCCAACTGAAGTAGGTAAAAACTATAAAATAACTTATTGGGTTAAGGCATCGACACCAGGTAGTGCAGCAATTAGATTTTCTACCCAGAATAGCGCAGGAGCAAATGCTTCCTATCAAGGTAATCAGGATGTAAGTACCGCATATACAATGAAGGAATTTACATTTGCAGCAAAAGACGCACAAACTAGAATCCTTCTAGACCTTGGAGCAAAAGCAAACACCTATTATTTTGATGACATTGTAGTTGCTGACGCTTCAATTGTACCGCCACCAACAGGTCCAGCCTTAGTTGCTATTGTTGACAATGCAATGAAAAAACACATACAAACTGTTGTAGCACGATATGCTGGTAAAATTACTGCTTGGGATGTGATCAATGAACCATTTACTGATGGTGGCGAAATTAGAAATAATGTTAATACGCCAACACCTTCAGGCAGAACAGATGTATTTGTTTGGCAAAACTACTTAGGTAGGGATTATGCCGCAAAAGCTTTTACCTATGCAAGAGCATCAGACGCGACTGCAGATTTGTACATGAACGATTACAACTTGGAATCGAGCACTGCAAAACTAGATGCTTTTGTAACCTTAGCTAATGAGTTAAAAGCGGCAAACACTGGTATTACTGGAGTAGGAACACAGATGCATTGCAACATCAACACCTCTTATAATTCAATAGACCAAATGTTTATTAAATTAGCTGCAACAGGATTAAAAGTTAGAATTTCTGAATTAGATGTAAGGTTAAATCCTTCTGAAAAAGTGGGCGATGTTGGTGCTTCAATGGCCTTACAAAACCTACAAGCTGCAATGTATAAATATGTAATTCAATCTTACATAAAACACGTTCCCACAGCACAAAGAGGTGGTGTTTTAGTATGGGGCGTTAGCGATTCAGATAGCTGGATCAGCACAAGCTTAGGCAAAAATGATGCACCTTTATTGTTCGATAAAAACTATGTTAAAAAACCAGCATTCGCTGGAATTTTACAAGGATTAAAAGGCAATTAA
- a CDS encoding RagB/SusD family nutrient uptake outer membrane protein has translation MKTRYFIKAMVLSALIMLGSCKKALEEQPYTAFTTDYFKTADGIQAAINSAYSGMRYDYGPIGAVLLANMGTDEFTFGDQGNSGQTLELGTYQIPPTNGSILTPWNRNYSNINLCNAILKFAPEVKMSDAARNAIMGEARYLRAHYYMLLVEQFGAVPLDLGSGDLVFTDVAYFGFNRLPFNDILKKNYQAMINDLIFASQNLPVTRPTNAFKLSQSAALHLLAKIYLYRGYSDAKESTDFNNAYKTAMELINNKAKYGTDLLQDYSLIHKQGNDYNQEILYSVERLPLNNANNEVPNPDTEFANKANIAANLFTCNYQNSATVGGVSLIDDRPFQYNRPLRQLAPTPYVFNKVFADKINDARYDGSFRTLWTVATLRTGADLETFKTRLAGVGVALGDTAIYLAPTDARAAQLKAAGKKYKVIGPSEYWSNQNKTNQIYPSLKKYNDSIRNTFQDASGRPFIVAKLSEVYLMAAEAALQDGRPADAVPLINTLRERAAFRSGLNATDLAARKALMRISVSDINLDFILDERSRELCGESLRWADLAVRKKLVERVKLYNPDGAPNVKDFHNLRPIPQAQIQAVVDPAGDPNRNKYQNPGYY, from the coding sequence ATGAAAACAAGATATTTTATCAAAGCAATGGTACTTTCAGCATTAATCATGCTTGGAAGTTGCAAGAAAGCCTTAGAAGAGCAACCATATACAGCTTTTACAACGGATTATTTTAAAACAGCAGACGGAATACAAGCCGCAATTAATTCTGCATACTCTGGTATGAGGTATGATTACGGTCCCATTGGAGCTGTGCTATTGGCTAATATGGGAACTGATGAATTTACTTTTGGTGATCAAGGTAACTCAGGACAAACCTTAGAACTGGGAACCTATCAAATCCCTCCTACCAATGGGTCAATATTAACACCTTGGAATAGGAATTATTCTAACATCAACCTTTGTAATGCCATTTTAAAATTCGCTCCAGAAGTTAAGATGAGCGATGCTGCAAGAAATGCAATCATGGGTGAAGCTAGATACCTAAGGGCACACTACTACATGTTATTAGTAGAACAATTTGGTGCCGTACCTTTAGATTTAGGATCTGGAGATTTGGTATTTACCGATGTTGCGTACTTTGGCTTCAATCGTCTTCCATTCAATGACATATTGAAAAAGAACTATCAAGCCATGATTAACGATTTGATTTTTGCAAGTCAAAATCTACCAGTTACAAGACCAACAAACGCATTTAAACTTTCTCAATCAGCTGCATTACATTTGTTAGCAAAAATTTATTTATATCGTGGTTACTCTGATGCTAAAGAATCTACGGATTTTAATAACGCCTACAAAACCGCGATGGAATTGATCAACAATAAGGCAAAATACGGAACAGATTTATTGCAAGATTATAGCTTGATCCATAAACAAGGAAATGATTATAACCAAGAAATTTTATATTCTGTAGAGCGTTTACCTTTAAATAATGCAAACAATGAAGTTCCTAATCCAGATACAGAATTTGCTAATAAGGCAAACATTGCTGCTAACTTGTTTACTTGTAATTACCAAAATTCAGCTACAGTAGGTGGCGTTTCATTAATTGATGACAGGCCATTCCAATATAACCGCCCATTAAGACAATTAGCACCAACACCTTATGTTTTCAATAAAGTATTTGCCGACAAAATAAATGATGCTAGATATGATGGAAGCTTTAGAACATTATGGACAGTAGCTACCTTACGCACAGGTGCAGATTTAGAAACTTTTAAAACAAGGTTAGCTGGAGTAGGCGTTGCACTTGGCGACACAGCTATTTATTTAGCACCAACTGATGCAAGAGCTGCTCAATTAAAGGCTGCTGGCAAAAAATACAAAGTAATCGGCCCATCAGAATATTGGTCTAACCAAAATAAAACAAACCAGATTTACCCTAGCTTAAAGAAATATAATGATAGCATCAGAAATACTTTCCAAGATGCGTCAGGAAGACCATTTATTGTAGCTAAATTATCTGAGGTTTATTTGATGGCAGCAGAAGCAGCTTTACAAGATGGTCGTCCAGCAGATGCTGTGCCATTGATCAATACTTTGAGAGAAAGAGCTGCTTTCCGTTCAGGACTTAATGCTACAGACCTAGCCGCAAGAAAAGCATTAATGCGTATCAGTGTATCAGACATTAACTTAGATTTTATCTTAGATGAACGTTCAAGAGAGCTTTGTGGAGAAAGTTTAAGATGGGCAGATTTAGCAGTTCGTAAAAAATTGGTTGAGAGAGTAAAACTCTATAATCCTGATGGAGCGCCTAATGTTAAGGATTTTCATAATTTAAGACCTATCCCTCAGGCCCAAATTCAAGCTGTAGTAGATCCTGCTGGCGACCCTAACAGAAACAAATATCAAAATCCAGGTTATTATTAA
- a CDS encoding TonB-dependent receptor, producing MKKPRQKMLFKSLAMLLLLIGLTPSLLFAQTVLKGKVLDEKNQPMPGAGVKLKLSGKATVTDANGDFTISANPDEKTLIISYIGYPAQEIEIKSGVTSYNVTLTPDSKNLNEIVVIGYGTQKRRDVTGSIVSMSGAAIKEVPVANIQQALQGRLAGVEVQSVGTAPGAGAQIRIRGERSINASNNPLFVVDNIPYNGTLNDINPDDIASLDVLKDASATAIYGSRGANGVILITTKRGVAGDTRVSFNSYYGVTKITDKYNVYDANQYRALRDYSIYTQDYLADEKQGITAGRNTDWQDLMYKDGLITDNNLSISGGSEQSQFSVGGGYFKQTSVLPSQNFARASFKATGDFKIGKRVKIGFNNLSNYSITNGSQFGLNVFPLLTLSPLSSPYNLDGSVNKKPAGNLDDQNTTYNPLMLLTNDNQWVDRVRRFRTFTSFFGEVNIYDGLKYRLNAGLDFNQQEGNQFRGTDSYFRPGMSNIAAVNNGIGTKYSIDNLITYDKTFAQKHRVSVTALFGIEEEQFHNTSVSKEAITADFVQFYNLGLSAVEPAAVLGGSEASSTLISMMLRANYVYNDKYMITLTGRRDGSSRLGAGNKWKQYPAVSAGWSITNEEFMKEVKVFSNLKLRAGYGVTANQSIDAYSTLGGVASNGVRYNYGNISQTGYYVNRIVDPKLDWEYTKTTNIGLDFGILNNRITGSIDWYTAKTDKLLYGIPLPPTSGISENYLTNIGNITNKGLEVALSSQNIKTDGGFSWSTDLNFSFNRNKLVALNQSTTQVINAQLFVGQPLTAIYDYKKLGIWQTSEAAEAAKYGFVPGQLKLEDHNGDGKLTVDDKYVIGNGQADIQGGMTNRFSYKGFDLSFVLYARFGGTLISQVHQPLAGYLTINDGRRNQLAVDYWTPTNPTNAFPSPNVAGGLLSSPLTSDAATTLGYYDASFVKVRSINVGYSFDSKLAKKLGAQKLKIYVTAQNPFILYSPYVKAGGLDPEPTGTGNQGVQNPGNISSRALTIGATTPPIRSFLAGLNVTF from the coding sequence ATGAAAAAACCTAGACAAAAAATGCTGTTTAAGAGTTTAGCTATGCTACTACTTTTAATAGGCCTAACACCATCTTTGCTTTTTGCCCAAACCGTTTTAAAGGGAAAAGTATTAGATGAGAAAAATCAGCCGATGCCTGGAGCAGGTGTTAAACTTAAACTTTCTGGAAAAGCGACGGTAACTGACGCCAATGGCGATTTTACCATCAGTGCAAATCCAGATGAAAAAACATTAATTATTTCTTACATTGGCTATCCAGCTCAAGAAATTGAAATTAAGAGTGGCGTAACCAGTTACAATGTTACCTTAACACCCGACTCGAAGAATTTAAATGAGATCGTTGTTATTGGATACGGAACTCAAAAACGCCGAGATGTAACTGGATCTATTGTCTCGATGAGCGGGGCAGCTATTAAGGAAGTTCCAGTAGCAAACATTCAACAAGCATTACAAGGAAGATTAGCAGGGGTAGAAGTTCAATCTGTTGGTACCGCTCCAGGAGCAGGCGCACAAATCAGAATTCGTGGCGAACGCTCTATCAATGCTTCCAACAATCCTTTATTTGTTGTCGACAATATACCTTACAATGGAACATTAAATGACATCAACCCAGATGACATTGCCAGTTTAGATGTGCTAAAAGACGCATCTGCAACTGCAATTTATGGATCTCGTGGCGCAAACGGTGTAATTTTAATTACCACAAAACGTGGCGTAGCAGGCGACACCAGAGTTTCTTTTAACTCTTATTATGGTGTAACTAAAATTACAGATAAGTATAATGTGTACGACGCTAATCAATATAGGGCTTTGCGTGACTATTCTATTTACACACAAGATTACTTGGCTGATGAAAAGCAAGGAATTACCGCAGGTAGAAATACCGATTGGCAGGATTTGATGTATAAAGATGGTTTAATCACCGATAATAATTTAAGCATTTCGGGAGGTAGCGAACAAAGCCAATTTTCTGTTGGAGGTGGATATTTTAAACAAACATCTGTTTTGCCAAGTCAAAACTTCGCTCGTGCATCATTTAAGGCAACTGGCGATTTCAAAATTGGAAAACGTGTTAAAATTGGATTTAATAACTTATCGAACTACAGTATAACAAATGGCTCACAATTTGGCCTGAATGTATTCCCATTGCTAACATTAAGCCCTCTATCATCACCTTATAATCTAGATGGTAGCGTAAATAAAAAACCTGCAGGAAACCTGGATGATCAAAACACAACCTACAACCCTTTAATGCTTTTAACCAATGACAATCAATGGGTTGATAGAGTTAGAAGATTTAGAACCTTTACCAGCTTTTTTGGAGAGGTAAACATTTATGATGGCTTAAAATATCGCTTAAATGCTGGTTTAGATTTTAACCAACAAGAAGGCAATCAGTTTAGAGGTACCGACAGTTATTTTAGACCAGGAATGAGTAATATTGCCGCTGTTAATAATGGAATTGGAACAAAATATTCTATTGACAATCTAATTACTTATGATAAAACATTTGCACAAAAACACCGTGTATCTGTAACTGCGTTATTTGGCATAGAAGAAGAACAATTCCACAATACATCGGTAAGCAAGGAAGCAATTACTGCAGATTTTGTTCAATTCTATAACTTAGGCCTATCTGCTGTAGAGCCTGCTGCTGTCTTAGGTGGAAGTGAAGCTTCCTCTACGCTAATCTCCATGATGTTAAGAGCTAATTATGTCTACAATGACAAATACATGATTACGCTAACTGGACGTAGGGATGGTTCATCTCGTTTAGGTGCTGGTAACAAATGGAAACAATATCCAGCTGTTTCCGCAGGATGGAGCATTACCAATGAAGAGTTCATGAAAGAGGTAAAAGTTTTCTCAAATTTAAAATTAAGAGCAGGTTATGGTGTTACAGCAAATCAATCAATTGATGCTTATAGTACTTTAGGTGGCGTAGCCTCTAACGGCGTACGTTACAATTATGGAAATATCTCACAAACTGGTTACTACGTAAATAGAATTGTTGATCCAAAATTAGATTGGGAATATACTAAAACAACAAACATTGGATTAGATTTTGGAATTCTTAACAATCGCATTACGGGTAGCATTGATTGGTACACTGCTAAAACAGATAAATTGCTATATGGAATTCCATTGCCTCCAACCTCTGGTATATCAGAAAATTACTTAACCAACATTGGCAATATTACCAATAAAGGTTTAGAGGTAGCATTATCAAGCCAGAATATTAAAACAGATGGAGGTTTCTCTTGGAGCACCGATTTAAACTTTTCATTTAATAGAAATAAATTAGTGGCTTTAAACCAAAGCACAACACAAGTTATTAATGCTCAGCTATTTGTTGGTCAACCTTTAACGGCAATCTATGACTATAAAAAACTAGGCATTTGGCAAACAAGCGAGGCTGCAGAGGCTGCAAAATATGGCTTTGTTCCTGGACAATTAAAATTAGAAGACCACAATGGTGACGGAAAATTAACAGTCGATGATAAATATGTAATTGGTAACGGACAAGCAGATATTCAAGGTGGTATGACTAACCGTTTTAGCTATAAGGGCTTTGATTTATCTTTTGTTTTATATGCTCGTTTTGGAGGAACACTGATAAGTCAAGTTCACCAACCATTAGCAGGATATTTAACTATCAATGATGGCAGAAGAAACCAGTTAGCTGTTGATTATTGGACACCAACAAACCCAACAAACGCATTCCCTTCGCCAAATGTTGCTGGTGGTTTATTAAGTTCACCATTAACTAGCGATGCAGCTACTACACTTGGTTATTATGACGCAAGTTTTGTAAAGGTAAGAAGTATCAACGTAGGGTACTCATTTGATAGCAAACTTGCTAAAAAATTAGGTGCGCAAAAACTTAAAATCTATGTAACTGCACAAAACCCTTTCATTCTCTATTCACCTTACGTAAAAGCAGGCGGCCTGGACCCAGAACCAACTGGAACAGGAAATCAAGGGGTTCAAAATCCAGGGAATATTTCTTCAAGAGCACTTACCATTGGGGCAACAACGCCACCAATAAGATCTTTCCTTGCCGGTTTAAATGTTACTTTTTAA